The sequence below is a genomic window from Alosa alosa isolate M-15738 ecotype Scorff River chromosome 5, AALO_Geno_1.1, whole genome shotgun sequence.
ACAGCTTGGTTTTTCATAAGTACCGGataagagacagtgtgtgtgtgtgtgtgtggacaactCAATGCACAATACGGAGTGATTATGTATTGTAAGTATAtatgctcttttgatcccacgagggaaatttggtctctgcatttatcccaatccgtaaattagtgaaacacactcagcagacagtgaacacacagtgaggtgaagcacacactaatcctgacgcagtTAGCTGCCTGTTACAGTGGcagcaaggagcagtgagaggttaggtgccttgctcaaggacagaACAAGaacagtgctcaaccacttcccccgcccacatttttcctactggtcggggatcgaaccagcaacccttctgttacaagcccgaagccctaaccagtaggccacggctactggttagggcttcatcTCTGATTAATCCCCTAAAAGCTTTGACATTTAAGTGGACATTCATTTTTCTTTATGGGCTACCTGTAGCTGGCTGACAGGAACTGGCCAGTGGCTACTGAGAGCATTTGTCTCTGTTTGTCCCCTGTGGGCTGCCGTAGCTACCTACAGTTGGTTGGTGTGTGTTATGTCTCTGTTTGTCCCCTGTGGGCTGCCGTAGCTACCTGCTGTTGGCGGGCGGGGGTGGCCCTGGTCCTCTCGGCGGGCGTCTCTGGCGGCGGCTCGCGGCGCGGCTTCTTGATGAGCGCCAGCGGCTCGTCCAGCATCGGAGCGGCGTAGGCGGGGCACACCAGCATCGGGCTCACCGTCGGGCTGGACGCAGGGCTGTCCGTGGACGTGGAGGACGGGCTCTCTGGAACGCTGGCCACCGACGACCTCCGCACTGCCGCCGCGTGCTTATTGAGGACACGCTCCCttctgaacaacacacacacacacacacacgtgatcaATGGGAGGTTCATTATTAGGACCGAGAGGCGGATATGTCTCCCCGCTGTTAGGACACGCTACCTTTGCAGGGCATTCTCTGCCTGAGCATTTGAATAACAGTCAATCATTGTGTCATTCCTGCCTGTCTTCCTGATTTGCATTTATGCTTGAGGTTTCCTGTgggttttgagtgtgtgtctgaacacatgtgtgtgtgtgtgtgtgtgtgtgtgtgtgtgtactgtatgtgtgtgtgtgtgtgtactgtatgtgtgtgtgcatgtgtgtgtgtgtgacgtaccTCTCTTCCAGGGTCAAGCCGAGCTCTGAGCTGTGCTTGCGTTTGCCTGGACGTCCGACTGGACGGGAAGGAACCAGGCGCACATGATCACTGGTCACATGTCTGTAGCGGTCCTCGCTCCGTAGGTGGGGTTGgcctttagacacacacacaatggaaacTCCAGTTAACTTTCATCATCTGACCAGATACATAACATATGAGTGCTAGAGGCAAGCATAAAAAACAGGgttgatggatagatagatagatagatagatagatagatagatagatagataattatTGTTTTCATGAGGCACTGGTGATTTGTGGGTAAAGGTGCACTGGTGCAAAGGTGTGATGGTGTAAACAGGTAAGGCGTACAGGTGTGAACACGTAAACAGGTAACTGCCAGTAATAACGTTCTGGTGGGAATACACCGTTAAGAGTCGACTCTGTTAAGTGGTAGAACCCGATCTTCTGGATGTGTGAGTATTAAAACCCGTCACAGCTGATTCACTACTAACTGTAaatgtcacacactcacacatctacACTTACAAAAACATGTCCTGACGgacggtgacacacacacacacacacacacacacacacacacacacacacataaagggaAAAACACCTCACTTTGTCACTGTCTGACACTCTTGGGTGGCTTCCAGgcgaggaacacacacacacacacacacacacacacacacacacacacacacacacacacacacacacacacactacacactacacatcaCTCATGTCCATCAGGGCCATTCCTGTGTTGATTCTGAGGGTCACTAGCGGCTCCTATAGCAACACCCCTCACTGGTGTTCAGATCCAAACAGGTCTCACATTATGTTGAAGCTCATCCTCAGCTTCAGTGGTTCAGGGGTTCAGTGGTTAAGCCACTTCCAGAGTAATCACATGACATTGGAGTGACCCTAACTCACCAGAATCCATTTCCTCTGGCCGTGACCTGTGCTGCCCTCTCCTCTGACTATCTGAGATGTGAGTgtgtcaatacacacacacacaaacacacaacacacacacacacacacacacacacacacacacacacacacacacacacacacacacacacatacacatacacatacacacacctgcctccCATGCTCTGGAGTACTAGCCAGAACAATGGCACAGCATTCCCATGCAAACAGCGCAGGTGTGTTAGCAGGTACTTATGCTCTGTTAGGCTGAGCGCAGCCATTAaaagttaaacacacacacatgtaaagcaGGTGTCACTTTAGCCATTGAATTGCCAGTCACAGCTGATTAGGAGTGTGCTTTAGCATTGTGTTCAGCTGGCAACACGGCAGACAGTAGAGGGCAGGTGAGAggaataaatagccttccacacaccacacctgccCCAATAATCACCGTGTGCTTTTAATTCATAAACAGTGACGGggacaattacacacacacacacacacacacacacacacacacacacacacacacacacacacacacacacacaaactgtgatTACAGATTGTTTTTTGGCAGTTTGGCAAGTGTAATACAAAGGAATTGTCTCTGTGTAACGAGCCTACAACTATGAGGGAAGGGGAAAGAAGAGCTCAGACAGGGGAACAGGCAGGCGGGACTGGCACAGAAGGAGATAACTGCCGTCTGACTTGGGGGTTCCATCGGAGATAAGACAaaagcagagggaggagagagcgaacacagctaagaggagctcagaaggaggtgagaggagctCAGAAGGAGGTGAGAAGAGTTCagaaggaggtgagaggagctCAGAAGGAGGTGAGAAGAGTTCagaaggaggtgagaggagctCAGAAGGAGGTGAGAAGAGTTCAGAAGGAGGTGAGAAGAGTTCagaaggaggtgagaggagtTCAGAAGGAGGTGAGAAGAGTTCAGAAGGAGGTGAGAAGAGTTCAGAAAGAGGTGAGAGGAGTtcaggaggtgagaggagagatcCACTAAGGGGCTGGTGAGGTTTTTTGAAAccgtgaggttttgttaacggttcgcctttgcatgtacacgacgccggcagtttaggatactgaaaccgatagcttttgaaaccggcttccgaagtgggaacttttgaaaccgccggctaactttcgtCTAACTTACATGTACGCCTGTAGGTGCGAAaccggcaactttatgacgacatagccccacctctcaactcagccacggcactcgacctgacatgttgcttgtcaaaacaaaccaaaccatttatttatcatattaaaatgtttttctttcccctgtcatgatttatgtgcacaatgtagcctatcagcttttagtggctaagttagaagcacacgttagcttaacttagttaaacattagcttactgcatgttagtgttttctccagtggtgctcagacctaatgcaatgcgtaggcaaagcatttgaaatttcacatagcagtcacataccttgaaaatgaactttattagtttaacagttgaattgaaaaccgaattgtctgtagtctccttatttcatgcaactgcttaaccagagcacttattagacattctctggcttaacaaacggttttaacaatgttttcttctacgcgattcacgcaaaattatcgtgaagcttctgcacagtggcgccatcgactggtctggcatatgcactacagcacatttagccggttacacctctgtgtgtacacgcaaggttttttcttgccggagtcgttaaaggtgtgaaagcggtaagagaaaatccacccggcggtgtcgtgtaaacggcc
It includes:
- the vgll4l gene encoding vestigial like 4 like; the encoded protein is MAVTNFPYITRMNSGFKVYILEGQPHLRSEDRYRHVTSDHVRLVPSRPVGRPGKRKHSSELGLTLEERRERVLNKHAAAVRRSSVASVPESPSSTSTDSPASSPTVSPMLVCPAYAAPMLDEPLALIKKPRREPPPETPAERTRATPARQQQVRPSVITCVSSATKSNRRPLERYSHSTVVSEGSCDRVEEHFQRSLGANYYKTASPPSTSVSVDEHFAKALGDKWLQIKGSSSTSGSLPPPPQPALIYPPRR